A genomic window from Gossypium hirsutum isolate 1008001.06 chromosome D12, Gossypium_hirsutum_v2.1, whole genome shotgun sequence includes:
- the LOC107944567 gene encoding uncharacterized protein translates to MGHIRPEPWKYLLNVLGFRAKWQSRFFSFNVYKNATVEALLSPPLVKSSPRMLLNLLLGFSSIFSDEFQPVIGMSGPDRGSQKEHTRQHWGRSRRKPGRSIGRGGLIDEKELAKFLVQGRVGGADLDVYEDEPHVPPELFAMDNIVLAPHAAVYTPESFEALQELVIGNLKALFSDQPLISPAQLK, encoded by the exons ATGGGTCATATTAGGCCTGAGCCATGGAAATatcttttgaatgttttgggcttTAGAGCAAAATGGCAATCCAGATTTTTCAGCTTCAATGTTTACAAGAATGCTACCGTCGAGGCATTGCTGTCACCACCGCTGGTCAAGTCTTCACCGAGGATGTTGCTGAATTTGCTGTTGGGCTTCTCCTCGATTTTCTCCGATGAATTTCAGCCAGTGATAGGTATGTCTGGTCCGGATCGTGGGTCGCAAAAGGAGCATACCCGCCAG CATTGGGGAAGGTCCAGAAGGAAGCCAGGAAGGAGCATTGGAAGAGGGGGTTTGATCGATGAAAAGGAACTGGCGAAGTTTTTAGTGCAAGGGAGAGTGGGTGGAGCAGATCTTGATGTTTACGAAGATGAGCCCCACGTGCCGCCAGAGCTGTTTGCAATGGACAATATTGTTTTGGCTCCTCATGCGGCTGTTTACACCCCTGAATCCTTTGAAGCATTGCAAGAGCTGGTTATAGGGAACTTGAAGGCATTATTTTCTGATCAGCCCTTGATTTCACCAGCTCAACTTAAATGA